Proteins encoded within one genomic window of Acidobacteriota bacterium:
- a CDS encoding DUF2892 domain-containing protein, which translates to MTVERALRLLAGIFVMASVALGVLVHPYWFGLTAFVGLNLFQSAFTNWCPAMTIFRKAGLKG; encoded by the coding sequence ATGACTGTTGAACGAGCACTACGTCTGTTGGCTGGAATCTTCGTGATGGCGAGCGTCGCCTTGGGCGTGCTCGTGCACCCGTACTGGTTTGGCCTTACCGCGTTCGTCGGCTTGAATCTGTTCCAGTCGGCGTTCACCAACTGGTGCCCGGCGATGACGATCTTCCGGAAGGCCGGCCTCAAGGGCTGA
- a CDS encoding sigma-70 family RNA polymerase sigma factor gives MQTEPDARSAREDEWIAVRCQLGEAEGLEDLITRWNAPLGRYLRHLVGDDEAAKDVAQDVWLRVLRGIGRLRDGSKLRPWLFGVARRTVMDRLRVKYRTPAPATIDTLDVAVEDPPEDRHAGLDALEVELARLPVTEREVLTLFYLQELTLTDVAEILGVPVGTVKSRLHRARRLLREELNKGDSRP, from the coding sequence GTGCAGACTGAACCAGACGCCAGAAGCGCCCGGGAAGACGAATGGATCGCCGTCCGCTGTCAGTTGGGCGAGGCGGAAGGGCTCGAGGATCTTATCACCCGCTGGAACGCCCCGCTGGGACGGTACCTGCGGCACCTCGTGGGCGATGACGAGGCCGCAAAGGACGTCGCGCAAGACGTCTGGTTGCGCGTGCTCCGGGGGATCGGTCGCCTGCGCGACGGATCGAAGCTGCGACCGTGGCTGTTCGGCGTGGCGCGGCGGACAGTGATGGACCGCCTGCGCGTGAAATACCGCACACCGGCCCCCGCGACCATCGACACCCTCGACGTGGCGGTAGAGGATCCGCCCGAGGATCGGCACGCCGGTCTCGATGCCCTCGAGGTGGAACTGGCGCGGCTGCCGGTCACCGAACGCGAAGTTCTGACGCTGTTCTATCTGCAGGAACTGACACTCACCGACGTCGCGGAGATCCTCGGCGTACCGGTCGGAACCGTGAAGTCACGCCTGCACCGTGCGCGGCGGCTCCTGCGCGAGGAACTCAACAAAGGAGACTCACGACCATGA